In Solanum stenotomum isolate F172 unplaced genomic scaffold, ASM1918654v1 scaffold3345, whole genome shotgun sequence, the DNA window CCGTGAGATTGCGAGCATTTTTTGTTGTTACGCCGTATCGTGGCTGCTGTTGGcgtttgagaaagaaaaggggACGTTCTGGGTTGCTATCGTGAAGGAAAATGGAGGTGGGTCGGGTCAGGGTTAAGGGAGTTGGGTACTGGTTTTGGTGTTGTATTTTATTTgctgttgaaaaaaaaagagttgggCCGGGTAGGGGAGAAAAGAATGGGCCGCTTCTGTTGGGAATTGCTGGAAAATTGGATTAGTTCATGTGTATGCTGCTGTACGTATGGAATGGGCTGATGGGTATTGTTGTAGGTGTTGTATGTGAATTATTATAATTGTATGTTGGGTGGGCTGGGAATAATTGGACAGAATTGGGAGTGGGTCGGTTGGGCTTGGGAAATGGGTATTTGgaattggaaaaataaaatggGTTATGGGAGTTGGCAAATGGCTTGATTtggtttaaaagaaaaaagttctATCGAATTTAAAAATTAGCCAAATTTAGTAAACTAGCGAATTCGACTACAaattaaataagacgaattaatattacttaattaacgagcttcttaatcttaacgaaataaaataattaacttaattataaactgattactttaacaatataaacgactagataatcaaatatttaaataaagctaaaATCCTTTCGAGACAATTTTTGAACATtcgtaaaatatactaattagacacgtaattatataacaattaacttaattataaactaactaattaactcaaaattgtaAACTATTAGATAACTAAACAAACTAACCAAATATCTAATTAAACAAAacctttttgagacgattttccaatatttataagatacactaattatatacataattatataaaagacatattattatttaaaaattataacaagtgacaaactatttgaaataacttgcaaattattctattatatttttttttttcgaaatttctaaaattaattactttaaatcatttgaaaattaagaagctcgaaattaattattatcggggaggaTCAAAATAAGGTGTCAacagtaatgtgtccacgtgggcacatatatatacctttaaaatacactattaaatagttcaggggggtaaaaaatacactattaaatagtctagggaggtaataggtcctcatgaaagttaaGTATTGCAACAGTAAATTTGACCAAAGttgggtatttttcagacccttatccctaattttaatcatgataaaagtaatttaaatagTAGGATACAATATACATCAACATATAAAGATTTATATACTAAATAAGTCACCTCATTATTACCACTTTGAgcaattttcaatataattatGTGTTACATCGTTTAAAATTCtatagatatttttaaaaatattctattctgaataaactaataaaaagtttaaatacttcaaatatttgtcttataaatccatttaaacattttgaatatgTACCCGACTAAATTATAATGATTtacctttttttaataaattaaacttgTAATATACGCGTGCAAAGCACGTGTCGAGAACtaatattactaaaagtgggaacaaaaaaagttgaaagttgaaatattattttgcCCCTACACtagattaaaatattataaatatttagttaattacatgtttaaacattagtaataataaattattatattgagtAAATGGAGAGTTCATGTGTTCAAAAGAGGATTGTTTACTCTTCGAGATTTTAATGGAGGTTCATTGCATATATTTAATATTCTTAAAGTTGTTCTCTTTTATCTATTTTGGCCCtttgaaaccttcaaatatcatttaatttaaaactttaagatGTCTTTTGGTATATCTCtattttatctatataaattcatcttttttgtttcaTAAAACTCACATCCAAAATCatccttttcattttatagttaaagtAGTGAAGCCATCAACATCTAAAGTATATGATATATACCTTAGTCTAATTATATATCACTTGATGAaaataaagtgatttttctatttgattcatgctttagtttgactcgatggagaagacttttgaattttgattagaTATAAGAGAAGGTGTCGACAAAAACTTGGAAAATAATGTACcgattttgtatttcttttttcatttatataatattatgatTAAAGTCTTAAGAAGGATgtgtgtgtatttttttttcttctatgtttatttttttttatatttctctattagtcttctttaatttaattttctataaattaTTATCATAACATTTATTTGAGATTGTTGCATTGTAGTACTCATTACAcgcatatttttattaaattttaattgtcCTAGCGAATTTATAACATATTGCATGAGAcacacgtgtgttgcacgtgtcTAGAAACTAGTTAAGTAAAAGACGCGTGACACTTTGTAATTATTGAGGCCTGTCAATTTAGAGAATATTGTACAAGTCTTTAGTCAAGCaatgatgtttttaaaattttgcacTTGGTATACTTAAATTGACAGGAGTTAATGTGGAATTAATTGTGCAATTTTTGCAGACTTAGAATTGACAGCTTCCACTAACTTTCAAGTCTCCCATTATAAATGGTCTAGTCCGTCTAGAGTAAATTTTGGTTCGGGAAAAGAGGTAAAGTGTCAACTACGTCGCTACTAAAAacttattttcatatatattttaattgaatcgcttagaaaaataatacttaatttAGTAAAGAGTTTTCTACAcagtctttttattttataatatgtttcttttattaaaagatGGACGTACGGACCGTATTTTAATCGgttaactaaatatttttcaacaaaaattttttgttaaatagaAAAGCTCCAGAGGAGAAAAACTCTCTGCATATCTAGAGGATATCTAGACTATGGACAAATGAAGTTCATCTGCTTTGTGAGGACTCTTACCATCGGCTACACGAGTTGTGGTTGTTGCAGATTCGCTTTCACTATGGAGAAAATTGTAATTAGTATTTACAATTCAAATACTACAACGACGGTTGCAAGTCACTTAGCACAAAATATAGTTTCATTGCACTACAAGTAAATTTAAAGAGAAGTGTTGATATGGACAAATCTCAAAATGGAAACATAAGCCTTGAGATACACCACAGCAGAAGATAACTGGTTGCTAGAAGAGGTGGAGAATGATGTAGAAAATTGATACAATTATAATAAAGTACTCTGCTCACTATGGGAAAGTTGGGATACTTGAAACTCAAAGTACAAGAAACAAAAATTGAGGAAGTTTAAAACTATATCTCACTTAGAAAAGAAGAAGGACTAGGAGGCACTGGAATTTCTACTGTTCCTTCCATCATCAGTAGAACTTTCTTCATTGAAGGGCGAAGTGATGGTTCCTCTTGAATGCACCAAATGCTTATTTTCACCATTCTCTCGAATTGTCTTCTATCAACCTCCTCGTCCCTGACTAGTTTATCTAGCTCTCCTGCATCAAAGCAATTGTAAACCCAGTATTCAAGAATTGCCTCATTTTCATCGAGGTTCATATCAACACACTTCCGCCTACAAATCAATTCCAATAGGACGACACCAAAACTGTAAACGTCTGCTTTCACAGAGACTGGAAGATTTCGGTGCCATTCTGGTGCAACATAGCCTCTGGTCCCTCTTATCCCTGTGTAGGTTCTTGTTTGGTCTTTCTTTAAGAGCTTGGCCATTCCAAAGTCAGATATTTTTGCACAGAACTGATCATTCATGAGTATGTTCTGAGGCTTAATATCACAATGAATGATTTGTGTTTCACACTCGTCATGCAAATATAGGAGGCCCCTTGCAATATCTCGAGCAAAGCCACACCTTTCCTCCCACGTTGGCTGTTTTTCTGGTGTGAAAAGTACGTCCGCGAGTGACCCATTGGTCATGTACTCATACACCAGAAGCCTTCTTGATCCGTCCAGGCAATAACCAAGGAGGCGGACTAGATTTCGGTGATGTGTCTTTCCAATGatttttatttcagtttggaACTCTGTTTCCCCTTCTACCAATTCTTTGTCTAGTCTCTTAACAGCTATCACTTTCTGGCCTTCTGCCAAAATCCCTTTAAATACTGTTCCAAATGCTCCCCTCCCTAACGCTTCTTTGAAGCCACTGGTTGCCTGCTCTAGTTCTGCATAGGAAAATGCTCGTGGAGCAACATCCTCACATAACTGAACACTTCTACTCTCCTGGATTTTTCTGCAAGTCCAGACATGAATTCTGTGAATGAGAAATCCAGAGATGCCTAACACCAACAAAGCAAAGAGAGCCAATGTAATGCTGGCAATTAGGATGTCTATCCTTAGCTTTTTGCCTTTTGTTTCTTCAACCGTCTGATTAGGTACCCCTTCGTTGTGTATGAAATTAATGCCCACCTTGACCAATGTTAGATTAGAATTACCCAAGTCTCTCCTTCCATACCTCAGAGGGAGCTTTTGCTTTCTACATTCTCTGTCTTTGAACAGAGCAGCCTCACAGTTACAATCCTGTAGACAGGCTTGTTCACAATCTTCCTTGGTCGTTCCGCCCAAAACAACATAAGTACTATCTTCCCATACTGTGTTTTCAACTGTTCTCATGTCATAGTATTTGGAAGTGTTCTCCTTTAACTGACAGGTTTCTGTGGGGAAACTCCTTTCACAGCCTGCTCTCCAATTTCCTGGCATTACAAAATCAAATCCCGGAAGACACATACATTTAGCTTGAGCATCTATATTGGTGCAAAAACCATTGAGCCCACAAAGGCCTTTTGGATCACACCTATCATCTGTTGATGACCATATCACGGAGCTGTTTTGTTGGTTCAGAGAATGTGAATAAACTCGAAAAATACCATCAGCATCAATTTTCATCATATAGATGATGGTCCTTTCTCTACGGTAGCCTCCTCTGGTTAGATTTTTTAGACTATTGTTGGAATTGAGCAAGTAGAGGAGGCCGTCATCAGCAAGATTCAGTGAAACATTATTCCCTACTCCACTGATGTGGGATTCGTAGTAAGCATATGGGGCAGTATATGGTGTATTGGCAGGATACTGAACAAGGAACCCATCAACTTGCATTATGAGACGGAAAAACCCGAAAGAATCATCTGCTTCCGAGGCACTCGAGAACAGCTCTTGTCCAGCTGATAAATGCTGACCAGGTAAAAGTGTGTTTGTTGGATTGTCAAAACTTTGCCAAATGACATTGCGATCAGAATCATAGAGCACAAAGTTTCCCGTGTCCATCAGGGAAGCTGAAGCAATGATTCGAGAGGGATTGATGACAGAGATTTCCTGGTTTCC includes these proteins:
- the LOC125852289 gene encoding G-type lectin S-receptor-like serine/threonine-protein kinase LECRK3, with translation MAVLLWLLILSAFHAVALAQQRQFNITLGSSLTPTTNSSWFSPSRRFAFGFYEQTNGYAVGIYIVGMPNKTAVWTANRNSPVVPSNTVLHLTNDGRLIVKVGNQEISVINPSRIIASASLMDTGNFVLYDSDRNVIWQSFDNPTNTLLPGQHLSAGQELFSSASEADDSFGFFRLIMQVDGFLVQYPANTPYTAPYAYYESHISGVGNNVSLNLADDGLLYLLNSNNSLKNLTRGGYRRERTIIYMMKIDADGIFRVYSHSLNQQNSSVIWSSTDDRCDPKGLCGLNGFCTNIDAQAKCMCLPGFDFVMPGNWRAGCERSFPTETCQLKENTSKYYDMRTVENTVWEDSTYVVLGGTTKEDCEQACLQDCNCEAALFKDRECRKQKLPLRYGRRDLGNSNLTLVKVGINFIHNEGVPNQTVEETKGKKLRIDILIASITLALFALLVLGISGFLIHRIHVWTCRKIQESRSVQLCEDVAPRAFSYAELEQATSGFKEALGRGAFGTVFKGILAEGQKVIAVKRLDKELVEGETEFQTEIKIIGKTHHRNLVRLLGYCLDGSRRLLVYEYMTNGSLADVLFTPEKQPTWEERCGFARDIARGLLYLHDECETQIIHCDIKPQNILMNDQFCAKISDFGMAKLLKKDQTRTYTGIRGTRGYVAPEWHRNLPVSVKADVYSFGVVLLELICRRKCVDMNLDENEAILEYWVYNCFDAGELDKLVRDEEVDRRQFERMVKISIWCIQEEPSLRPSMKKVLLMMEGTVEIPVPPSPSSFLSEI